A segment of the uncultured Fibrobacter sp. genome:
GAAGTTCCTCGCCGAACAGAAGCTCACCGACACCATCGAAGCCATCGGCCACCGCGTAGTGCACGGCGGCAAGTACGTCAAGAGCGAGCGCGTCACGCAGGAAGTCATCGACTACATCCGCAGCATCACGCTGTTCGCCCCGCTCCACGAACCCGCACACGCCACCGGCATGGAATGCGCCACCAAGTTCTTCCCGGGCCTCCCGCAGGTCGCCGTGTTCGACACCGCCTTCCACCAGACTATGCCGCGCAAAGCCTACCTCTACGGCATCCCCTACAAGTTTTACGAAGAAGACAAGATCCGCCGCTACGGTGCGCACGGCACGAGCCACCGCTTCGTGACGGCCGAAGCCGCCAAGATCTTGGGCAAGAAGCCGGAAGACTGCTGCTTCATTACCGCCCACCTCGGTAACGGCTCCAGCTGCTCCGCGATTCTCAACGGCCAGTGCGTCGACACCACCATGGGTTTCACCCCGCTCGAAGGCTTGATCATGGGAACCCGTTCCGGTTCCATCGACCCGGCAGTTCTCTTCTTCATCAGCAAGAAGTACGGTTACGATATCGACCGCCTCGACAAGCTCGTGAACAAGGAATCGGGCCTCCTCGGCCTCTCCGGACTCTCTAACGACATGCGCACCCTGACGCAGGCCGCAAGCGAAGGCCACGTGGGCGCACAGATCGCCCTCGAAACGTTCGCCTACAGGCTCACCCGCGAAATCGGCGGCATCGCCATGGCACTCCCGCGCATCGACGCGCTGGTATTCACCGGCGGTATCGGCGAGAACAGCAAGCTTGTCCGCAAGATGGCGATGGACAACCTCAAGATTCTCGGCTACCAGATCGACGAAGCCCGCAACGAAAAGAACGGCAAGGAATCCGGCCACATCATCAGCAAGGACGGCACGCCGACCGCCATGGTCGTCGCTACCAACGAAGAACTGCTCATCGCCCTTGACACCGAAGCTCTGGTGAAATAAACGAGAGACGAAAGAACGCCGCTCCGCGGCTACAGACGAGAGAAGGCTCCGCTAAAGCGGAGCCCTTTCTTTTAAATATCGTTACGAAATATCTCTCGTCTTTCGTCTGTAGGGCCGTAGGCCCGTCCTCTCGTCTATTTAATCGTCCAGGTCTGTCGATTGACTTGCAGGATCTTTCTGCCTTGCACCTGAGCGGCTGCGGCGCGTACCTGAGCCTCGGACACCGGGAGCTTGGCCTGCCACATCACGCGGCCCTGCATATCGAACAGAGCCACCGAGCCACGATTTGCAACAATGGCATTCTGCCAGGTCGCCTTGTACGTCACCACCACAGGGGCAATTCCCGAAGCGGCTTCGCCAACCAGAATCACAATCGTCGCCGTGGTAGAATCGGCAGCATCCTTTGCCTGAACCTTCACGCGGAAAATGCCGTCATTCAGCACCGTCGAATCGGTTGCAGGGGCAATCGTCAACACGCCGTCGACAATCTCGGTCGCAAGCACTATCGGAGCGGTAACCTTGTATGCAAGGCTGTCGCCATCGGCGTCATAGAACAGGGAATCCAGCACGATAGATTCGCTCCAGCCCGTCTTTTCGACGCGCAGCGTGTCACGCATCGCCACGACCGGGCCATCGTTCACCGGGGTGATATAGATATGAATCTTGAACGTCTCCGGAACAGAGACGCTGTCCGTAACGCTCACCGTCACATAAGCATCGCCAAAGGCATCCCTTTCGGCAAGCACCCACCAGGCGCCCTTGTTGTTCTGAGTCTTCGTCTTTCCGTCATCGCTCGTAAAGGTGTAATACAGCTTGGACTTGCCATCAGATGCCTTCGCCCAGGTGCTGTAAAGCTTTTCGGCATACGTCAGGGAGCCGCTATCTTCACGGATAGTCGTATCGAGGGTTGCCGGTTCCACCACCACAATCGGAGGTTCGGGCATGTCGATTACCGTAAGGGTGACAATCGCGAAACCCGATTTCTGACCCTTGGCAGTTTCCACATGATAGGCAAAGTAGTCTTCGCCATAGAAATCCTTTTCGGGCATATAGGTGAAGCTACCATCTTCGTTAAGAGTAAGTTCGCCATGGTCCGGGACTTCGTCAAGAACGGCAATCAAGGCAACCGTGCGGTCGTCGGGGTTGTAATCGTTGGCGAGAACACCCTTTGCAGCCTTCACAGAGAATTCCACATCTTCCTTGACTTCGTAGGCATCCTTGGCTGCCACAGGCAAATCATCCACAGGATTCACTTTCACATAGAAATTGACACCCACGGAATCGACTCCGGACTTCGCCCAGAAGGTCAACTTTGCAAGGCCATAGGCATCGGCTACCGGGGTAAACATAATGTAATGCGTTCCGCCCGTCAGCAAATGTTCCGCATTGATAACGCCCTTTGAGGTCACGCCATACACCACCTGTTCAAGTCCGTCAGCATCTTCCAAAACAAAAGCCGTCGCAGGGAACTGCAGCGCATCTACAGTATCGGGGTTAAAGTCTTCGTCCAGTTCGAGGGTATCCTTGAAATAGGACATATCGACCTCGGCGAGTACCATCGGGTCATTCACCGGAGTAACTTCAATCGACACAGTCGCAGGATCACTTTCCTTGCTAGTCGCATCCGTAACCGTATAGGTGAAGAAGTCAACACCGTTAAAGTTTGCCTCCGGCGTGTAGGTAAACGTTCCGTCGTATTCGCCAGCAGCATTCTTACCCAGCACCAGGGTCCCGTGCTGTACGTCGTCTACAAGGGCAATCGTAAGAGGCTTCGATCCTTCAGGATCATCGACATCGTAGTCGTTCTTCACGAAATTATTCGTAATCTTGACCTTCAGGGTCGAGTCTTCCTTGACCGTATAGGAATCGTCAACAGCGACAGGAGCGTTATCGCGGTCCTTGACCGTCACCGTGAGAGTGTACGAGACTGCAGCGTGGATTCCGTCGCTTGCTTTCAGGTTAACGGTAACATCGCCACTGACATTGGGGGTAGCCACCATATAAACATGGCCGTCCTGTTCATAAGAAGCCTTCGCATTGACAAACGAGGCGTAGCTCTTGTTCAAAAGGATCGATGCCGTCACGGTCGCGTCGCCATCTTCATCACTGAAAATCGTGGAGAGGTCGATATCCAGGGTATCGCCTTCGTTCAGGACTGCAGTTCCCTCTGCATCGCCCACAAGTTCCGTAGGATTGGTCACGCACTCGTCTGCAAGGATAAAGCTCGAAATCTCGATGTTGTTTGTCGTGGTCGAGGCCGACTTTGCGTGGTTATCCTTGAATGCGAACTGCACGCCCGTCTGGTAAACCGCCGACCAGTTCACCTTCGTCTTGGAAGTCCAGCCCTGGGTAAGGGAGGAGAATGCGATAAAGGTCTTCTTAAAACCGGCTGACGCCTTGAGTTCTGCACCATAGTAGTTGTAGTCCTTAATCGTGGACTGCTTGAAATCGATGCGGAACGGAGCCTCTGCGCTATAAGTCAGGCACACGCCCTTATAGGCCGCAAGGGAAAACACGACGTCATCCTGCTGCCAGCCAAAACCAAAACCGGCCGAATTGGTCTTGCCGCTAGTTACGCTCAACGTGGCGGACTTGATCAATCCGTCAACCGACTCAGTAATAGAACTGAGCGAACCGTTAGCCGGGTCAGTGTAAGTATACCAATAGGCAGGAACCTTGTCGCCATCGCCTTCTTCGGTCCAGACCGTCGTCGTCGCGGCATAAGCGGATCCAAACAGGGCTCCCAAAGCCCCCATCAACGAAATCATTTTTTTCATCATATAGACCTCTTATGATTTCCCAATACAATCCATTGGAATAAATGTAACATAAGAATACGAATATTGCAAATTGGAATATTGCAAAAACGACCCCTCCCGAGCGGAAATGTAAAGATTTTTGAACAAAGAGACTGTAGGAATTCATTTTTTCGTTGCGGGCGGCTTTTTTCCCGTTACCCTAGCGAGTCGAGTTCCTCGTAGCGTTCGTAGGCTTTTTCGAGTTCGGCTTCGCGGTCGGAGATTTCTTTCTGGAGTTCCACGATGCGGGCGGCATTTGTGAACACTTCGGGTTTAGAGAGTTCTGTCTGGCGCTCCGAAATTTCCGATTCGAGTTTTTCGATTTTCTCGGGAAGAGCGGCGTATTCGCGCTCCTCGTTGTAGCTGCGTTTTTTCTTCTTTGCGGGAGCGCCGGCAGACCCTGAAAGGGCCTGCGCCGCCGAAGCAGCTGAAGAATTCTGCGCAGACCTCGCCGCTTTTTCCGCTTCTTTTTCGGCGGCAATACGCGCGGCGTTTGCAGCTTCCTTATCGCGGACTTTTTTCTTCGCTTCGTAATCGCTGTAGCCGCCTACCGATTCGAAAATGTTGCCGCCATCTTCGATGGCGAGGATGCTTGTCGCCACGGAATCGAGGAAGGCGCGGTCATGACTTACGGTAAGCACGCTTCCCTTGTAGTCCGCCAAAAGTTCCGCGAGCAGGTCTAGCGTTTCCATGTCGAGGTCGTTCGTCGGTTCGTCAAGTACCAGCACGTTGCTCGGATGGCTGAAGAGGCATGCAAGCAGCAGGCGGTTCCTTTCGCCGCCGCTAAGCGCACTGATGGGGCCTCGGGCACGGTCCGCCGAGAAAAGGAAGTCTTGCAAATAACTTAACACGTGGCGCTTAACGCCGTTCAATGTAATGTAGGCTTGTCCGTCGCCGATGTTTTCCACAAGTGACTTGTCTTCACGCAGGCGTGTACGCATCTGGTCGAAGTAGGCAATCTGCAAGTTCGTTCCCAGGCGCACGTCACCGGTATCCGGCGTGAGTTCGCCCAGAATCAGGCGTAAAAGCGTCGTCTTTCCAGAACCGTTCGGTCCTACGATACCGATGCGGTCGCCACGGGAAACTTCGGTCGAAAGCCCGCTAATAAGAGGCGCCCCGTCGTAGGAGTAGCTTACGTCGGTGAGTCTTGCCACCAGGCGCCCCGAACGGTCGGCCTCGGTAATCTGCATATTCACGTTGCCCGTTCGGGTGCGGCGCGCCGCACGCTCCTCGCGCATTTTAATGAGCGCCCGCACGCGGCCCTCGTTCCGGGTCCTACGCGCCTGGATTCCCTTGCGAATCCACACTTCTTCTTCGGCGAGGCGTTTGTCGAAAAGCGCGTTCGCCTTGTCCTCTTCGGCAAGCGCCTGGTCGCGGAACTGCACGAACTTATCGTACGGGAAATCCCAGCAGCGTACACGGCCACGGTCCAAATCAAAAATGCGGTTCGCCACCCGGCGTACAAAGGTGCGGTCATGACTTACGAACAAAAGCGCACAGTTCAGTCTCGTCACGATTCCTTCGAGCCACTGGATCGCGGGAATGTCCAGATGGTTCGTGGGTTCGTCGAGCAGCAACAGGTCCGGGTCCTGCGCAAGTGCTCGCGCAAAAAGGGTGCGGCGTTTCTGTCCGCCACTCAAGCTGTCGTATAATGCCTCGGGATCGATTCCCGTCTTTCCTAGAATCGCCTCGGCGTGGGTGTCACGCGATGCGTCATCGCCCACCTTCCATGCCGCCGAATTCCCTACAGAAACGGTGCCCATCACCACATCGCGAACGGTTCCATCAATATGCGCGGGAATCTCCTGAATCATACGCGAAATGCGAAGCCCCGACTTTTTCACGATGTCACCCGACTGCGCCTCGGTCTCGCCCGAAAGCACCCGTAAAAGGGTGCTCTTGCCGCAACCGTTGCGGCCGACCAGACAAATCCGGTCGCCGGCCTCGATGTCAAAGCTCACGTTATCCAGCAGCGGGGCGTTCGCCCCTATTCGCAACAACAGGTTCTGGGCAGAAAGAATCGGCATAAATCCTATTTCTTGATATTCTCTTTAAGTTTCAAAATGCGGCGAACGCTTTCGTCAATACGGGATTCTTCAATCTTTCCGTCTTCGACGGCCTTCACCACGGCATCAAACGCATTCACGAAATGAAGCGGACAAAGGACAATGTCGATTCCCGCCTGAATCGCCTTGATAGCCGCATCTTCGTTGCCATAGTCGTTCACGATGGCACCCATATCCATGGCATCGGCGACAATCACGCCCTTAAAGCCGAGTTCACCGCGCAGCTTGTCCTGCAGAATGACCGGCGAAAGCGTAGACGGCAGATTGTTCCCCGTCACCTTGGGTGCTGCGATATGCGCCGTCATGATTATCTGGGCGCCCGCCTTGATTCCCGCCTTGAACGGAACCATTTCACACTTTTTCATTTCGTCCCAGGTCTTGTCGGTCGCCACGTAACCCGTGTGCGTATCTGCCTTCACGTCGCCATGTCCAGGAAAATGCTTGAGCGTTCCGACAATCTTTGCCGAATCGAGCCCTTCCAGGTACTTCACCACCATCTTCGCCGCCACTTCCGGCTTGTCCGAAAACGCGCGCGGACCGATTACGATATTTTCCGGATTCGTGTTCACGTCGGCTACCGGCGCAAAGTCGATATCGAAACCGTATTCCTTGACATAGGAACCGATAGTAAAAGCCGCCTCGTAGACATCATTCGGATCGCCCGACTTGGCAATGGCCTCCATGCTTTCATACTTGGGAAGGTCAAAATTTTCGCTATTTGCAATACGCGCCACACGGCCGCCTTCCTCGTCAACCGCAAGCAGGGGCGAACCGTTCAAGGTCTTTATTTTCTTGACAAACGATACCAGCTGCGATTCGTCCTTGATGTTGTGGGCAAAAAGGATCATACCGCCTATAGGGTAATCCTCATTCACGGCGGACATGGTCGCGTTCACCTTTTGCAGCTTGTAATCGACCAGTTCGCTATAGTGGCTCCAGTGGATGCTCGTGTCCAAGGCCTCCGGACGCACAATGAACATCTGCCCCACCTTTTCGCGCAGGCTCATCTTGCCGATGGCATCTTCGATCGAATCGCTTTCTACCCCGGAACTACCGACGGACAAGTCCGATTCGGAACAGGACGAAAGGATAAATCCGGCCGCCAAAACAAAAGCCGAAAGCCATATTTTGGAACATTTCATCAAACACCTCGTTAATACATCTTTCTTAAAAATAAAAAGTTTTGAGCTTTCAATGGAAAAATTTGTTATAATTAAAAGTATGAAAACCTTTTCGCCGTTGAACCTCTTGACAAACCGCTTGGCGGTCGCACTTCTTGCAGGCGTCCTTTCCACCCCTCTTTTTGCGCAGGGTGTTTTCGAAGGCAGCGGCGAAGTAAGTGACCCCAACTGCGTTGGCGACGGATGCGGCTATGTCCCCGCCGGAGAGGCCACGCAGAGCAACGGCGAACAGGGCTATTCCTACGGCGAAAGCGCCAACAGCGAAGACAACTCCAGCGAAGGCGATTCCACGCAAACATCGGCTGACAGCTCACAGGCACCCGCAAAAGTCGCAACGGCGAACATCGACGAAGAAGACGATGACCGCCCCCACTACGTCAACGAAAGTGCCGCCGAATACCGCGCCCGCAAGGAAGGCTTTTCAAAAGGGGTCCAGTTCGGTGTCCGCGCCACAGGGGGCGCAAACAAGAGTTTCGGCAAGAAAGCCGACGACTGGAACATCGGATACGACTTCGGCGGAGGCCTCATGGCAAGGCTCCCCCTCGGCGGCACCTTCGGAGTCGCGACCGAACTTTCCTTCAGCTACCGCCACTACAGCTACGAAGGCAAGACCAACTACAGCAAGAACTCGGCGACCATCGACGAGATGCTCTTCGAAATCCCCATCATGGGGCAATACATCTTTGACGAAGACGGACTGTTCGTTGGCCTCGGAATCAATCTCGGCCTCAAGATGAATGGAGATTCCGAATTCAAGCAGACCACGACCATCGACGGCAAACAGGTCAAGTCCACGAACAGCAACACGGTGCCTACCTCGGGTGTCGAAATCGGCGGCCTTTTCGACCTAGGCTACATCGTCAACCGCTGGCTGGTCGTCGATATCCGCGTCGTACAGAACTTCTCGAACACGCTCGACATGAACCTGATCGCCGAATCACCCCTAATGCATTCAAAACTTTACACAATGCATACCTCGCTTGGGCTCACATTCCTGCTCTAAATCAGCACTCGGCACCCCAGTTCCGCTAAGTAAAAAAAATTTTCTGCACTATTTTTACACGCTGAAATTATTTTATAGGCGGTCTTTACGTGTTCTTTTATTATAATTTGATTATGGATTTCAAGAGATTGAGTGTAATTGCCACCCTGGCACTTGCCCTAGCGATTCCCGCCTGGGCACAGGACGATTCTAACGATGACGAAGGCTGGGCTACCGCAGCAGACGCATCGACCGCAGCTGCCCCTTCGGACGAAGCCCCCACCTACGACGGATCGACCGACAGCGAATTTGCAGACGACGAAGAATACGCGAGCGCTTACGCCCGCTACAAAGCCGAAACGACCAAGAGATCCGAAATCAACAAGCTCCGAAACGAAGGCTTCCAGCGCGCCGTGCTGCTCGGCATTCGTGCCCAGGTCGGTACCAATACCTTCTTCGGCGAAAACTCCGACGGCTGGGGCATGGGTTTCCAGACGGGCGGTGGCCTCATGGTCAAGATGAACTTCCTGGTCAAGAACCTGAGCCTCGTTCCCGAACTTACCTTCAACTACAGGCACTACGCCTACGAGGAAGAGATGGAATCCGGCTACACCAACGAGGCCTCCATCGACATTTTCATCTTCGAAATTCCCATCATCTTCCGCTACACCTTCGAAGACTACAATTTCTTCGTGGGACTCGGCCTGAACATGGGGCTCAAGCTGAAGGGTTCCTCCGAGTTCAATACGAGCGGCGAAACGCGTGAAAACACCGTAGCCACCTCCGGCATGGAAGTGGGCGGAGCTTTCGACATCGGCTACATGATTACCCGCTGGGTGAGCATCGACCTGCGCGTGGTGCAGTGCTTTACGAGCCTCCTGAACAAGACTCTCGTCGCCGAACAGTCGTTCGAAAACTCCTCGCTGAACACCTTCTATTCGACCATCGGCATCAGCGTTCTCTTCTAGCAAAATTCACGAGGACATACCAGAAATCGCACAAGGGGTCTTGACAGGCCCCTTCCTTTTAGTGTATATTTGTGCAGTGCAGGAACAGGCCTGGCCTCCCCTGCGAAGAATTTCACGCGTTTTAGTATATTTGAATTATGGACCAGCCGCTCGCCGAAAGATTACGCCCGCAAAACCTGGATGAGTTTCTAGGCCAGAACAAGATTCTGGGCGAGCAGAGTTTGCTTCGCAAAAGTCTCGAAAACGACAACGTGCCGAGCATGATTTTCTGGGGCCCGCCGGGCTGCGGAAAGACGAGCCTCGCCCACGTGATCCGCCAGCATACGAAAAAGTCGTTCGTCGCCCTTTCTGCGGTGGCAAGCGGAGTGAAAGAAGTCAAGGAAGTCCTCGCAGATGCCCGACGGATGAAGGGGATGTTCCACGACACGATCCTTTTCATCGACGAAATCCACCGGTTCAACAAAGGACAGCAGGATGCGCTGTTGGGTGCCGTCGAGGACGGCACGGTGACGCTTATAGGCGCCACCACCGAGAACCCTGGGTTCGAGGTCAACAGCGCATTGCTCAGCCGCTGCCAGCTGATTCTTTTTGCGCCCTTAAGCAAGGAAGATTTGCGTACGCTGATTTTCAGTGCGCTACGCGACCATCCGCGCGGCCTGCAACTCAAGGATGTAGAAGTCGAAGAAGCCGTCGTCGACAAGCTCATCGCGCAATCCGACGGCGACGCACGATTCCTGCTGAACCAGATCGAATGGATCGGCAAGAACCTCGGCGACAAAAAAGTCATCGACGAAAAACTCCTCGAAGAATTCCAATACAAGAAGCCCCTGCGTTACGACAAGGGCGGCGAAGAACATTACAACCTGATTTCTGCCTTGCATAAGTCTATCCGCGGCTCGGACCCCGATGCGGCCCTCTACTGGCTGCACCGCATGCTACAAGGCGGCGAAGACCCGCGCTTCATTCTGCGCCGACTCATGCGCATGAGCATGGAAGATATCGGCCTTGCCGACCCTAACGCGCTACTGCTTGCCACATCTGCCCGCGAAGCCTACGACTTCATGGGAATCCCCGAAGGCCTCATCGCCCTCGACGAACTCGCCATCTACCTTTCGCTCGCTCCCAAGAGCAACAGCGTGGAACTCGCCGGGATGAAAGCGGATTCTATCGTTAAGCAGACAGGTACGCTCCCCGTTCCCCGCGCCTTCCGCAATTCGGTCACGAAGGTCGGCAAAAAATTGGGCTACGGAATCGACTACCAGTACGACCACGACAGTCCTGGCGCCTATTCCGCACAGGAACATTTGCCCAAGCAGCTCGAAGGCACCGAAATTTACCAGCCCAAGCCCTACGGCAAGGAAAAGCAACTCGGCGAACGCCTCGCGCAGCTCAAGCAAATCAAGCGGGAAAAGAACTCCAAATAAAAGATCCCCGCAGCGCAGGGATGACAAGTAAGGTCGTGGGGATGACAGAAGAGCTTACTTTCTCATAAGCTTGAGGCCGATCCAAATGGAATAGCCGCTCGCGTCCTTGTGGTTTTCACCGATATCGCCCAACGACATAACGTCGGCCCCCACGGCGACTCCGGCAAACATTCTGTCGGACACCTCCCAAACATAGCCAAGCTCGCCCATCAAGTTGACGTTTATGGCACCAATGCCACCGCCGCTACCCAGCAGAAAATTTCCGGCAAAACCGAAATACATATTCTTGAGACCATCATCCTGAAGGCCAAACGGAAAAATCGTTATACCAGGACCGGCACCCAGAAAAACGGAACCAGGGTCAATATCCTTGTCATCCCAACCAGAAACAGACCCCTCCGTAAACTCGAGCTCCACATTTGCAAAAAAGGCGATAATCTTTCCGAAGTGGCCACCAAAGCGTGCGTCAATCAAGGTTCCCACACCCGTGTACCCAACTTCGTCTTCCTTTTTAGCAGGCTTATTTTTTTCGCAAACATACCGTCCATCACTTTCAAAATGGCAACCGTCTGCCAGACCATCGCTCGATTTACGACGTTTCACCACTGTCGCCTCTAGGTGCCGAAAAGTGCCACCCAGCGTCATGTCAAAATAAAAACCATTCCCCGCAACCGCGCGGGCAGGGCCGTACTGCTGAGCGGGCGCACCCTGCTGTTCAACAGGCATAGGTTCTACAGCGGAAGGCGGCTTTTCGCAAGGCGAATACACCGAACATTCCCTATAGCCATCCTGTGCAGCAATTACCGCGACAAAAGCGATTATAAATAAAATAACACGCTTCATCGGCTCGCCTATTCCCTATAAATTACGTAAATCGTAAAGTCGTCTTCGCCTTTGGGCCCCTGCTTTTCCAGATAACTTTCCGTATGCCAGGAATGCCTATGCCCACGGAGTCCGCTAAAGCCCTTGGCATCTGCGGGCAAAGATTCCCGAACAGCCTCTTCCATCCGCGATACCGAATAAAGGTCCGAAACCGTAAGCTTCTTAGGAGCAGGACTAAGTTCATTTCTGTAACAATCAATGGAGCTGTAATGCCACCCTTCGTAGTTTCTGACATCTAAGTAGAAACGTTTCGACTTGCAGCTACTCGAATCCTGGACGCGGACATACTGTTCCATCGTTTCCGAAACGATCGTTATCGTCCCGCTTCCATCCGTAGGCTGCCCCTCCGTAAAGGCGCAATAAAGCAAGGTGTCTGTATAGTTACTATCGAGAGAGTATTCGTAGCAGCCAAATTCACGGTTCGGATCGTACGTATAGACATCAGCACTGTCTTCTTCGACAGAGCCGCGACTATAAGACGTAAACGAACTCTGCGGAGGGAACTTGAAATCGAAGGTGTCACCGTGGACCTTGTACATCCCTACGTAATCCGAGAGATCCACGTCCATTTTCTTTTCCTTCTTTTCGCGGTCGACCAAAGTGAATCGCAGATGGTTGTCGTCATCGAGAGGAATGCTGGCATACGATTCAAGCGCATAACCATAAGGAGAAACCACGGGCTTGCCATACAGGTAGCTGTAGTTATAGCTGTACTTGCTCAATTGCGGCAGGTGAACTAACGATTTGCTTTTGTCAAACTTGAGACTATCGACACAGAACGTGCTGACCTGGGAGGAATCTTCGTCGGAAAGGTAGGCGCAGTCCAGCGTAAAGAGACGCGCAACCGGCGACTCACTCGAATCATTCAGCTGAAGCTCCAGCGCAAACGACGTCGGACGTTGACGCACCTCGGACGAGGGCTTGCACTGGTGGCTTTCGCAATAAGACGGGGTGGCCGGAATGTCGTTACACCCCAGCAGCAATGCCCCCAAACAGGCCAGGCCCATCCATAAATGCAAAATACGCTTCATCCTCTCAGCCTCCCATAGAAAGTGTTCCTCCCCTAGAATATATATAAAATAATGGGAAAGCGCAAAGGATATGGATTTTATCGGTGATTTTTCTCGTAAATTTGGTCGATTGCCGCACCGATAGGACTGTGCTGCACCTTGTCGATTGCTTTCAGGCTCTTTTCCTCGGCACCATCCAAGAAGTTCATCACCTTGTTGTAGATACGGTCGCAGCCGGCCTCCCACGAGGGGCCAATTTCTTCCATATAATTGGCAGCGCGTTCCAGGGCATCACCCACCTTCGCATGGAACTTTTCGACGGCTTCGGGAAACAGGTCATGAGCAATGTCATAAATATCGTCCATAATGCCGAATAGCAGGCCTTCGGATTCTTCCTCTTCGACTTCTACAGCTTCAATCGGTTTGGTGTTTGCATTTTTAGCCATAATGTACTCCTTTGTTTTTGAATAAATCTAGCCACGAGCGTTCTTTGCTCAAATAGGCATTATTTTTTTGTTCTACAAGCCGGGACCTTTAAAAACCGCATATTTACGGATTTTGCCCTTTTTATTGAAAAAACGCAAACGGCAACTTCAAAAATGGAACTTTCGTTTTTAGGGCGCTGGGGTTCCTTTTGGGCGATTTGAAATGTATCTTTATGACATGATCAACGTATCACAG
Coding sequences within it:
- a CDS encoding acetate/propionate family kinase, which codes for MRVLVLNCGSSSVKFAVIDTQTKESISSGLVENIGVNGHVKAKGPAGNIDFNFDCPTHAEAVAEVQKFLAEQKLTDTIEAIGHRVVHGGKYVKSERVTQEVIDYIRSITLFAPLHEPAHATGMECATKFFPGLPQVAVFDTAFHQTMPRKAYLYGIPYKFYEEDKIRRYGAHGTSHRFVTAEAAKILGKKPEDCCFITAHLGNGSSCSAILNGQCVDTTMGFTPLEGLIMGTRSGSIDPAVLFFISKKYGYDIDRLDKLVNKESGLLGLSGLSNDMRTLTQAASEGHVGAQIALETFAYRLTREIGGIAMALPRIDALVFTGGIGENSKLVRKMAMDNLKILGYQIDEARNEKNGKESGHIISKDGTPTAMVVATNEELLIALDTEALVK
- a CDS encoding tandem-95 repeat protein, whose translation is MMKKMISLMGALGALFGSAYAATTTVWTEEGDGDKVPAYWYTYTDPANGSLSSITESVDGLIKSATLSVTSGKTNSAGFGFGWQQDDVVFSLAAYKGVCLTYSAEAPFRIDFKQSTIKDYNYYGAELKASAGFKKTFIAFSSLTQGWTSKTKVNWSAVYQTGVQFAFKDNHAKSASTTTNNIEISSFILADECVTNPTELVGDAEGTAVLNEGDTLDIDLSTIFSDEDGDATVTASILLNKSYASFVNAKASYEQDGHVYMVATPNVSGDVTVNLKASDGIHAAVSYTLTVTVKDRDNAPVAVDDSYTVKEDSTLKVKITNNFVKNDYDVDDPEGSKPLTIALVDDVQHGTLVLGKNAAGEYDGTFTYTPEANFNGVDFFTYTVTDATSKESDPATVSIEVTPVNDPMVLAEVDMSYFKDTLELDEDFNPDTVDALQFPATAFVLEDADGLEQVVYGVTSKGVINAEHLLTGGTHYIMFTPVADAYGLAKLTFWAKSGVDSVGVNFYVKVNPVDDLPVAAKDAYEVKEDVEFSVKAAKGVLANDYNPDDRTVALIAVLDEVPDHGELTLNEDGSFTYMPEKDFYGEDYFAYHVETAKGQKSGFAIVTLTVIDMPEPPIVVVEPATLDTTIREDSGSLTYAEKLYSTWAKASDGKSKLYYTFTSDDGKTKTQNNKGAWWVLAERDAFGDAYVTVSVTDSVSVPETFKIHIYITPVNDGPVVAMRDTLRVEKTGWSESIVLDSLFYDADGDSLAYKVTAPIVLATEIVDGVLTIAPATDSTVLNDGIFRVKVQAKDAADSTTATIVILVGEAASGIAPVVVTYKATWQNAIVANRGSVALFDMQGRVMWQAKLPVSEAQVRAAAAQVQGRKILQVNRQTWTIK
- a CDS encoding ATP-binding cassette domain-containing protein, translating into MPILSAQNLLLRIGANAPLLDNVSFDIEAGDRICLVGRNGCGKSTLLRVLSGETEAQSGDIVKKSGLRISRMIQEIPAHIDGTVRDVVMGTVSVGNSAAWKVGDDASRDTHAEAILGKTGIDPEALYDSLSGGQKRRTLFARALAQDPDLLLLDEPTNHLDIPAIQWLEGIVTRLNCALLFVSHDRTFVRRVANRIFDLDRGRVRCWDFPYDKFVQFRDQALAEEDKANALFDKRLAEEEVWIRKGIQARRTRNEGRVRALIKMREERAARRTRTGNVNMQITEADRSGRLVARLTDVSYSYDGAPLISGLSTEVSRGDRIGIVGPNGSGKTTLLRLILGELTPDTGDVRLGTNLQIAYFDQMRTRLREDKSLVENIGDGQAYITLNGVKRHVLSYLQDFLFSADRARGPISALSGGERNRLLLACLFSHPSNVLVLDEPTNDLDMETLDLLAELLADYKGSVLTVSHDRAFLDSVATSILAIEDGGNIFESVGGYSDYEAKKKVRDKEAANAARIAAEKEAEKAARSAQNSSAASAAQALSGSAGAPAKKKKRSYNEEREYAALPEKIEKLESEISERQTELSKPEVFTNAARIVELQKEISDREAELEKAYERYEELDSLG
- a CDS encoding glycoside hydrolase family 3 protein; this encodes MKCSKIWLSAFVLAAGFILSSCSESDLSVGSSGVESDSIEDAIGKMSLREKVGQMFIVRPEALDTSIHWSHYSELVDYKLQKVNATMSAVNEDYPIGGMILFAHNIKDESQLVSFVKKIKTLNGSPLLAVDEEGGRVARIANSENFDLPKYESMEAIAKSGDPNDVYEAAFTIGSYVKEYGFDIDFAPVADVNTNPENIVIGPRAFSDKPEVAAKMVVKYLEGLDSAKIVGTLKHFPGHGDVKADTHTGYVATDKTWDEMKKCEMVPFKAGIKAGAQIIMTAHIAAPKVTGNNLPSTLSPVILQDKLRGELGFKGVIVADAMDMGAIVNDYGNEDAAIKAIQAGIDIVLCPLHFVNAFDAVVKAVEDGKIEESRIDESVRRILKLKENIKK
- a CDS encoding porin family protein; its protein translation is MKTFSPLNLLTNRLAVALLAGVLSTPLFAQGVFEGSGEVSDPNCVGDGCGYVPAGEATQSNGEQGYSYGESANSEDNSSEGDSTQTSADSSQAPAKVATANIDEEDDDRPHYVNESAAEYRARKEGFSKGVQFGVRATGGANKSFGKKADDWNIGYDFGGGLMARLPLGGTFGVATELSFSYRHYSYEGKTNYSKNSATIDEMLFEIPIMGQYIFDEDGLFVGLGINLGLKMNGDSEFKQTTTIDGKQVKSTNSNTVPTSGVEIGGLFDLGYIVNRWLVVDIRVVQNFSNTLDMNLIAESPLMHSKLYTMHTSLGLTFLL